In Fusobacterium hwasookii, a single window of DNA contains:
- a CDS encoding NUDIX hydrolase has translation MNKNRILLRDRYFESAIMICIANIDGKDCFILEKRAKNIRQAGEISFPGGKKDKKDKNFRETAIRETIEELQIKRNTLTNISKFGILVAATGVIIECYLCKLNIKSLDEINYNKDEVERLLVVPIDFFIKNKVIRGEVEISNTAKFNVKEYNFPDKYAKDWKIPSRYVYIYMYENEPIWGITAEIIYDFIRTLKEDGKVGFYEYR, from the coding sequence ATGAATAAAAATAGAATATTATTAAGAGATAGATATTTTGAAAGTGCAATTATGATTTGTATTGCAAATATAGATGGAAAAGATTGTTTTATACTAGAAAAGAGAGCTAAGAATATAAGGCAAGCAGGAGAAATTTCTTTTCCTGGTGGAAAAAAAGATAAGAAAGATAAAAATTTTAGAGAAACAGCAATAAGAGAAACTATTGAAGAATTACAAATAAAGAGAAATACTCTTACAAATATTAGTAAATTCGGAATTTTAGTTGCTGCCACAGGAGTTATTATTGAATGTTATCTTTGTAAATTAAATATAAAAAGTTTAGATGAAATAAATTATAACAAAGATGAAGTTGAAAGATTATTAGTTGTTCCTATTGATTTCTTTATAAAAAATAAAGTTATTAGGGGAGAAGTTGAAATTTCTAACACAGCAAAATTTAATGTAAAAGAATATAATTTCCCTGATAAATATGCAAAAGATTGGAAAATTCCAAGTAGATATGTTTATATTTATATGTATGAGAATGAACCTATTTGGGGAATAACAGCTGAAATTATTTATGATTTTATTAGAACATTAAAAGAAGATGGAAAGGTAGGTTTTTATGAATATAGATAG
- a CDS encoding zinc metalloprotease HtpX encodes MKGLAEIKNKIIKVPHLNIFRLGTWVTMGLFASFLLVYILVGDRMLDYFPLLILFAFGTPFISLMMSKATVKRAYNIKMIGEGGVSSEKEKLVVDTITLFSQKLGLQKLPEIGVYPSNDINAFATGASKNSAMVAVSQGLLNSMNETEIIGVLAHEMSHVVNGDMLTSSILEGFVSAFGLIATLPFLMGGNNNRGRRAASSMATYYLVRNIANIFGKMVSSAYSRRREFAADKLAAEITEPAYMKSALVRLQEISEGRIALQDSDREFASFKITNNFSMGNLANLFASHPSLERRIAAIERMENKEL; translated from the coding sequence ATGAAAGGTTTAGCTGAAATAAAAAATAAAATTATAAAAGTCCCTCATCTAAATATTTTTAGATTAGGAACTTGGGTAACAATGGGATTGTTTGCTAGTTTCTTATTGGTTTACATATTGGTGGGAGATAGAATGTTAGATTATTTCCCATTATTAATATTATTTGCTTTTGGAACTCCATTTATATCATTGATGATGTCAAAAGCTACTGTAAAAAGAGCATATAATATAAAAATGATAGGAGAAGGTGGAGTATCAAGTGAAAAAGAAAAACTTGTTGTGGATACTATAACTTTATTTAGCCAAAAATTAGGTTTACAAAAATTACCAGAAATTGGAGTTTATCCATCTAATGATATCAATGCCTTTGCAACAGGAGCAAGTAAAAATTCTGCTATGGTGGCAGTTTCTCAAGGGCTTTTAAATAGCATGAATGAAACTGAAATTATAGGAGTGTTAGCTCATGAGATGTCTCATGTAGTTAATGGAGATATGCTAACTTCTTCAATTTTAGAAGGATTTGTTTCTGCTTTTGGATTGATTGCAACTTTACCATTCTTAATGGGTGGAAATAACAATAGAGGTAGAAGAGCAGCTTCAAGTATGGCAACATACTATTTAGTAAGAAATATTGCTAATATTTTTGGAAAAATGGTTTCAAGTGCTTATTCAAGAAGAAGAGAATTTGCAGCTGATAAATTAGCAGCAGAAATTACAGAACCAGCTTATATGAAAAGTGCTTTAGTTCGTTTGCAAGAAATAAGTGAAGGTAGAATAGCACTTCAAGATAGTGATAGAGAGTTTGCAAGTTTTAAAATTACTAATAATTTTTCAATGGGAAATTTGGCTAATTTGTTTGCTTCTCATCCAAGTTTAGAGAGAAGAATTGCTGCTATTGAAAGAATGGAAAATAAAGAATTATAA
- a CDS encoding META domain-containing protein — protein MKKFLILGLVTVALTACTDVQVPFMSSAKTESSSSTSSSTPVFANLKEQLNGREFVIVTEGFNKKASIGFQGDRVYGFSGINRYFGDYQVSGGKLVFGEFGMSRQGASEEEMTKELQFLDLLKKNKSVKLSGGTLTLISTEGIELVFRDPKAVNTEKK, from the coding sequence ATGAAAAAATTTTTAATATTAGGGCTTGTAACTGTTGCTTTAACTGCTTGTACAGATGTTCAAGTTCCATTTATGTCATCAGCAAAAACTGAAAGTTCTAGTTCAACTTCATCATCAACTCCTGTTTTTGCAAATTTAAAGGAACAATTAAATGGTAGAGAATTTGTTATTGTTACTGAAGGATTTAATAAGAAAGCAAGTATAGGTTTCCAAGGAGATAGAGTTTATGGTTTCAGTGGTATTAATAGATACTTTGGAGACTATCAAGTATCTGGTGGAAAATTAGTTTTTGGAGAATTTGGTATGTCAAGACAAGGTGCAAGTGAAGAAGAAATGACAAAAGAACTACAATTTCTTGATCTTCTAAAGAAAAATAAAAGTGTAAAACTATCAGGTGGAACTTTAACTTTAATTTCTACTGAAGGAATAGAATTAGTTTTCAGAGATCCAAAAGCTGTTAATACAGAAAAAAAATAA
- a CDS encoding GTP pyrophosphokinase: protein MGKLIKEEFFKEFSIDEDYFLSTGLDWNELENIYEDYIELVPLLEKEAEYIVSKLIDVSSVHSVRRRVKKPSHLIEKIIRKGKKYQERNISVLNYKEIVTDLIGIRVLHLFKDDWQNIHHEILNLWDIKETPQVNIRRGYYNLSQFKESIKDINCDIIVREHGYRSVHYLVGIDITKTLNISVEIQVRTVFEEAWSEIDHIMRYPYDVDNPIITEYLAIFNRIVGSADEMGTFLKKVKENFGTVRDTDEVQRELDMKFK, encoded by the coding sequence ATGGGTAAGCTAATAAAGGAAGAATTTTTTAAAGAGTTTTCAATTGATGAAGATTACTTTCTTTCAACTGGCTTAGATTGGAATGAATTAGAAAACATATATGAAGATTATATTGAATTAGTCCCACTTTTAGAAAAAGAAGCAGAATATATTGTTTCAAAATTGATAGATGTTTCTTCTGTACATTCTGTAAGAAGAAGAGTTAAGAAGCCCTCACATCTTATTGAAAAAATAATTAGAAAAGGAAAAAAATATCAAGAAAGAAATATAAGTGTTTTAAATTATAAAGAAATAGTTACAGATTTAATTGGAATAAGAGTTTTACATCTTTTTAAAGATGATTGGCAAAATATTCATCATGAAATTTTAAATCTTTGGGATATTAAGGAAACTCCACAAGTAAATATTAGAAGAGGATATTATAATCTTTCTCAATTTAAAGAATCTATAAAAGATATCAACTGTGACATAATTGTTAGAGAACATGGTTATCGTTCAGTTCACTATTTAGTTGGAATAGATATAACAAAAACTCTTAACATTTCAGTTGAAATACAAGTAAGAACTGTTTTTGAAGAGGCTTGGAGTGAAATAGATCATATTATGAGATATCCTTATGATGTTGATAATCCTATTATAACTGAATATTTAGCTATATTTAATCGTATTGTTGGTTCAGCAGATGAAATGGGAACTTTTTTAAAGAAAGTAAAAGAAAACTTTGGAACTGTAAGAGATACAGATGAAGTACAAAGAGAATTAGATATGAAATTTAAATAA
- the tsaB gene encoding tRNA (adenosine(37)-N6)-threonylcarbamoyltransferase complex dimerization subunit type 1 TsaB has translation MLILGIDTSTKICTCSIFDSENGVIAETSLSVKKNHSNIVMPIIDNLFKISDLNINDIDKIAVAIGPGSFTGVRIALGIAKGLAMALNKPLIAVNERDILEAIADGNENETIPLIDARKERVYYKYQGNYIDDYLINLISNFNKNKKYVFVGDGAINYKNILKDNLGENAIVLPMYNAFPRASVLCELALNKEEANIYTLEPEYISKSRAEKNI, from the coding sequence ATGTTGATTTTGGGAATTGATACTTCAACTAAAATTTGTACTTGTTCTATATTTGATAGTGAAAATGGGGTTATTGCTGAAACAAGTTTATCAGTAAAGAAAAATCACTCAAATATTGTAATGCCAATAATTGATAATTTATTTAAAATATCTGATTTAAATATAAATGATATAGATAAAATAGCAGTTGCAATAGGACCTGGTTCATTTACAGGGGTAAGAATTGCACTGGGAATTGCTAAGGGGTTGGCTATGGCACTTAATAAACCTTTAATAGCTGTGAATGAACGTGATATTTTAGAAGCAATAGCAGATGGTAATGAAAATGAAACTATACCTTTAATAGATGCTAGAAAAGAAAGAGTATATTATAAATATCAAGGAAACTACATTGATGATTATTTAATTAATTTAATTTCAAATTTTAATAAAAATAAAAAATATGTTTTTGTTGGAGATGGAGCAATAAATTATAAAAATATTTTAAAAGATAATTTAGGAGAGAATGCTATTGTTTTACCTATGTATAATGCCTTTCCAAGAGCTTCTGTTTTATGTGAATTAGCTTTAAATAAAGAAGAAGCTAATATTTATACTTTGGAGCCTGAATATATAAGTAAATCAAGAGCAGAGAAGAATATTTAA
- the tsaE gene encoding tRNA (adenosine(37)-N6)-threonylcarbamoyltransferase complex ATPase subunit type 1 TsaE produces MEKVLTFNQIDELAKKLANYVEENTVIALIGELGTGKTTFTKTFAKEFGVKENLKSPTFNYVLEYLSGRMPLYHFDVYRLCNSEEIYEIGYEDYINNGGVALIEWANIILEDLPKEYIRIEFKYAEKEDERLVDIKYIGNKEKEAKFNVDFGN; encoded by the coding sequence ATGGAAAAAGTTTTAACTTTTAATCAAATAGATGAGCTTGCTAAAAAACTAGCAAACTATGTGGAAGAAAATACAGTTATTGCCTTAATAGGTGAATTAGGAACTGGAAAGACTACTTTTACTAAAACTTTTGCCAAAGAATTTGGAGTAAAGGAAAATTTAAAAAGTCCAACATTCAACTATGTTCTTGAATATTTATCAGGTAGAATGCCACTATATCATTTTGATGTGTATAGACTATGTAATTCAGAAGAGATTTATGAAATAGGGTATGAAGATTATATAAATAATGGTGGAGTTGCACTTATTGAGTGGGCGAATATTATTTTAGAAGATTTGCCAAAAGAGTATATTAGAATTGAATTTAAATATGCTGAAAAAGAAGATGAAAGACTTGTAGATATTAAATATATAGGAAATAAAGAAAAGGAGGCAAAATTTAATGTTGATTTTGGGAATTGA
- a CDS encoding DUF4357 domain-containing protein, with product MKASERKITKLFSESDTVFSIPVYQRDYNWQEKQCQRLFKDILQTGKNDKITSYFLGSIVYIHDGIYGTGEKEFHVIDGQQRMTTLTLLFLAIYYKLKGTILGKADKIFNQYVVNPYSEKEIKLKLLPPEENLNILDKISNNRFDELEEFQDRNMLKNYLFFEKELENLSFEEINYLLKGIEKLIYIDIALEKGKDDPQKIFESLNSTGLDLSQGDLIRNYILMDLERNEQNHIYKDYWIPIENNCKVSNGTEITSYVSDFIRDYLTLKTEKISSKPKVFEVFKSYYVDETFEKLEDMKKYSEAYSLIIKPYLERDKDIQRELENLNSLDKTVINTFLIGVIKDYKDEILERNEFLNILILLQSYLWRRYITEKPTNALNKIFQGMYSKISKNENYYKDLEDILMTQDFPTDEELESALKLKNVYKDKEKLNYVFKKLENYNHNELIDFDNEKITIEHIFPQKPGKAWKENYSDSELEQMISFKDTISNLTLTGSNSNLSNKSFLEKRDDEVHGYRNSKLYMNKYLGKLDEWNLLSMEARFENLYEDIVKIWRRPEDKVTDDMEKITFVLKGRVTSGTGRLLSNEKFEILKGTSIVLEVKSENPTTFKRNENLIDDLLRKNLIEKSGDKYIFKENYIATSPSAAAILVLGRSANGWSEWKTYEGKLLSEYRR from the coding sequence TTGAAAGCAAGTGAAAGAAAAATTACAAAATTATTTTCAGAAAGTGACACTGTCTTTTCAATCCCTGTTTATCAGAGAGATTATAACTGGCAAGAAAAACAATGCCAAAGATTATTTAAAGATATATTACAAACTGGAAAAAATGATAAAATAACTTCATATTTCTTAGGAAGTATAGTTTATATACATGATGGAATTTATGGAACTGGTGAAAAAGAATTTCATGTAATTGATGGACAACAAAGAATGACAACATTGACATTATTATTTTTAGCTATTTACTATAAATTAAAAGGAACTATATTAGGAAAAGCTGATAAAATATTTAATCAATATGTTGTAAATCCTTATTCTGAAAAAGAAATAAAATTAAAATTACTTCCACCAGAAGAAAATCTTAATATTTTAGATAAAATTTCTAATAATAGATTTGATGAGCTAGAAGAATTTCAAGATAGAAATATGTTGAAAAATTATCTTTTTTTTGAAAAAGAATTAGAAAATCTTTCATTTGAAGAAATTAATTATCTTTTAAAGGGAATAGAAAAATTAATCTATATTGATATAGCTCTTGAAAAAGGAAAAGATGATCCTCAAAAGATTTTTGAAAGTCTTAACTCAACAGGTTTAGATTTATCACAAGGTGATTTAATAAGAAACTATATTTTAATGGACTTAGAAAGAAATGAACAAAATCATATATATAAAGATTATTGGATACCAATAGAAAATAATTGTAAAGTTAGTAATGGTACTGAGATAACAAGCTATGTATCAGATTTTATCAGAGATTATTTAACTTTAAAAACAGAAAAAATTTCTTCTAAGCCAAAAGTATTTGAAGTATTTAAAAGTTATTATGTTGATGAAACTTTTGAAAAATTAGAAGATATGAAAAAATATTCTGAAGCATATTCTCTTATTATAAAACCATACTTAGAAAGAGATAAGGATATTCAAAGGGAGCTAGAAAATTTAAACTCTTTGGATAAAACAGTTATTAATACCTTTCTTATAGGAGTAATAAAGGACTATAAAGATGAAATATTGGAGAGAAATGAGTTTTTAAATATTCTTATTTTACTTCAAAGTTATCTATGGAGAAGATATATAACAGAAAAGCCTACTAATGCTTTAAATAAAATATTTCAAGGCATGTACTCAAAAATTTCTAAAAATGAGAATTATTACAAGGATTTAGAAGATATTTTGATGACACAAGACTTTCCAACAGATGAAGAATTAGAAAGTGCCTTAAAATTAAAAAATGTTTATAAAGATAAAGAAAAGTTAAATTATGTTTTCAAAAAGCTAGAAAATTATAACCATAATGAATTAATTGATTTTGATAATGAGAAAATAACAATAGAGCATATTTTTCCACAAAAACCTGGTAAAGCTTGGAAAGAAAATTATTCAGATAGTGAATTAGAACAAATGATAAGCTTTAAAGATACAATATCTAATTTAACTTTAACAGGAAGTAACTCAAATTTAAGTAATAAATCATTTTTAGAAAAAAGAGATGATGAAGTTCATGGTTATAGAAATAGTAAACTTTATATGAATAAATATCTTGGAAAACTTGATGAATGGAATCTTTTATCAATGGAAGCAAGATTTGAAAACCTATATGAAGATATAGTTAAAATTTGGAGAAGACCAGAAGATAAAGTAACAGATGATATGGAAAAAATAACTTTTGTTTTAAAAGGAAGGGTTACTTCAGGAACAGGAAGATTACTATCTAATGAAAAATTTGAGATTTTAAAGGGAACTTCAATAGTTTTAGAAGTTAAATCAGAAAATCCTACAACCTTTAAAAGAAATGAAAATTTAATTGATGATTTATTAAGAAAAAATTTAATTGAAAAATCTGGAGATAAATATATTTTTAAAGAAAATTATATAGCAACTTCTCCAAGTGCTGCTGCAATTTTAGTTTTAGGTCGTTCTGCTAATGGGTGGAGCGAGTGGAAAACTTATGAAGGAAAACTTTTGAGTGAATATAGGAGATAA
- a CDS encoding homoserine kinase: MGVFTNLFQDEIDFIEEKYRIKILEIKNIDNGILNSNFYIETKNKKYILRIYEANRRIDEEEQELILLEKIAGFIPVSKAIKNIDNEYISIFKNKKIALFEYINGNVITKIDTHIIREIAMNLGKLHSFSKDFSLKKYDRKTRIDFDFYYNAIKKSEIDFKYRNELLNLADEISKYDFSILPSGIIHGDIFPDNVLLDEYNNIKVIFDLNESYCGPFIFDIAIIINFWIKINDFDFFNESNFIRDFLNSYSKYRKIEKEELKLLDIACKKIALTFIFLRVYKEKIENSYQKAISIEEKSYLDLINLVEL, encoded by the coding sequence ATGGGAGTATTTACTAATCTTTTCCAAGATGAAATAGATTTTATTGAGGAAAAATATAGAATAAAAATTTTAGAAATAAAAAATATTGATAATGGAATATTAAATTCAAATTTCTATATAGAAACTAAAAATAAAAAATATATATTAAGAATTTATGAAGCCAATAGAAGAATAGATGAAGAAGAACAAGAATTAATTTTATTAGAGAAGATTGCAGGTTTTATTCCAGTAAGTAAAGCAATAAAGAATATTGACAATGAGTATATAAGTATTTTTAAAAATAAAAAAATTGCTTTATTTGAGTATATAAATGGGAATGTTATTACTAAAATAGATACTCATATAATTAGAGAAATTGCAATGAATCTAGGTAAATTACATTCATTTTCAAAAGATTTTTCTTTAAAAAAATATGATAGAAAGACAAGAATAGATTTTGATTTTTACTATAATGCAATAAAAAAATCAGAAATTGATTTTAAATATAGAAATGAATTATTAAACTTAGCTGATGAAATTAGTAAATATGATTTTTCTATTCTACCAAGTGGAATTATACATGGAGATATTTTTCCAGACAATGTGTTATTAGATGAATACAATAATATAAAAGTTATTTTTGATTTGAATGAGAGTTATTGTGGACCATTTATTTTTGATATAGCTATTATTATAAACTTTTGGATTAAAATTAATGATTTTGATTTTTTTAATGAAAGTAATTTTATAAGGGATTTTTTAAATTCTTATTCTAAATATAGGAAAATTGAAAAAGAAGAACTAAAATTATTGGATATAGCTTGTAAAAAAATAGCTTTAACTTTTATATTTTTAAGAGTATATAAAGAAAAAATAGAAAATTCTTATCAAAAAGCTATTTCTATTGAAGAAAAATCTTATTTAGATTTAATAAACCTAGTTGAATTATAA
- a CDS encoding SIR2 family NAD-dependent protein deacylase, whose product MSDNNMKFNLFIGENFNELISLPTNQLIIRNLLSVTDRDVIVLNNNLSLPEFVQKLMDKVLYGKKEIVEIINNIFSMESKIDLTFYRNIFDSNIFSTIISTNYDYTLEENFLNLIKISTPFNVSHDESGRIGFYKIFGDYKDRDTFIISTQDIKRVKMLAFYNEFWDKLRAEFNKRPTLLFAVNFEDKVFLDVLDFIIAKTDRLQPIYLYASDEIERILADKNIINFINKYSIEIIKGENEEFLDNIKEKFYGEKRSGDVQQNYA is encoded by the coding sequence ATGTCAGATAATAATATGAAGTTTAACCTTTTCATTGGGGAAAATTTTAATGAGTTAATCTCATTACCAACAAATCAATTAATTATAAGAAATCTATTATCAGTGACAGATAGAGATGTAATTGTTTTAAATAATAATTTATCTTTACCTGAGTTTGTACAAAAATTAATGGATAAGGTTCTTTATGGAAAAAAAGAAATTGTTGAGATTATTAACAATATTTTTTCTATGGAAAGTAAAATAGATTTAACTTTCTATAGAAATATTTTTGATTCTAATATTTTTTCCACAATTATATCAACAAACTACGACTATACTCTAGAAGAAAATTTCTTAAATTTAATAAAAATAAGTACTCCCTTTAATGTAAGCCATGATGAAAGTGGAAGAATAGGTTTTTATAAAATCTTTGGTGACTATAAAGATAGAGATACTTTTATAATTTCAACACAAGATATAAAAAGAGTTAAAATGTTAGCCTTTTATAATGAATTTTGGGATAAACTTAGAGCTGAATTTAATAAAAGACCTACTTTACTTTTTGCAGTAAATTTTGAAGATAAAGTATTCTTAGATGTTTTAGACTTTATAATAGCAAAAACTGATAGACTTCAACCTATTTATTTATATGCTAGTGATGAAATTGAAAGAATTTTAGCTGATAAAAACATAATAAACTTTATAAATAAATATTCTATTGAAATTATTAAGGGTGAAAACGAAGAATTTCTTGACAATATCAAAGAAAAGTTTTATGGTGAAAAAAGAAGTGGTGATGTCCAACAAAATTATGCCTGA
- a CDS encoding MFS transporter yields the protein MYIINIMWLVGPVALFTILFILLISKSLIKSKKVFFAFFVLILIYAILGAACYYFYEIFFSNQYISLLISLSCIGLGGLINLIVVYLGIAKLKKIDSKEELLILQHDIEKNIQVEDKWFNMLFSYTADRWSVSEVKADLFSKLDESNYEEDGAEIIEINKEIKIINENYKFLKRNLRRKYFFLKNLKSVTNLEDTDEVKKLITKKKIEYPLSKETDKTIELIKTLSNELLNLVKLEENDKTKSIEENLARTIYYMSGALYNQLKDEKYKLKESKLNEFFTYIQAEKILLDNIDELRENMHNYNYKIRRKLREIKEKTK from the coding sequence ATGTATATAATAAATATAATGTGGCTTGTTGGACCAGTAGCTTTATTTACAATTTTATTTATATTGTTAATTTCAAAATCACTTATAAAAAGTAAAAAAGTGTTTTTTGCATTTTTTGTTTTAATTTTAATTTATGCAATTTTAGGAGCTGCTTGTTATTATTTTTATGAAATCTTTTTCTCAAATCAATATATAAGTCTTTTAATTAGTTTATCTTGTATTGGACTTGGAGGACTTATTAATTTAATAGTTGTTTACTTGGGTATAGCTAAGTTAAAAAAGATAGATAGTAAAGAAGAACTCTTAATACTACAACATGATATTGAAAAAAATATACAGGTTGAAGATAAATGGTTTAATATGTTATTTTCATATACAGCTGATAGATGGAGCGTTTCAGAAGTAAAAGCAGATTTATTTTCAAAATTAGATGAAAGTAATTATGAAGAAGATGGTGCAGAAATAATTGAAATAAATAAAGAAATAAAAATAATTAATGAAAATTATAAATTTTTAAAAAGAAATTTAAGAAGAAAGTACTTCTTTTTAAAAAATTTAAAATCTGTAACTAATTTAGAAGATACAGATGAAGTTAAGAAGTTGATAACAAAGAAGAAAATAGAATATCCTCTTTCAAAAGAAACAGATAAAACTATTGAGTTGATAAAAACTTTGTCAAATGAATTGCTAAATTTAGTTAAACTTGAAGAAAATGATAAAACTAAGAGTATTGAAGAAAATTTAGCAAGAACTATTTACTATATGTCTGGAGCTTTATACAATCAACTTAAAGATGAAAAATATAAATTAAAAGAATCAAAATTAAATGAATTTTTTACTTATATTCAAGCTGAAAAAATTTTACTTGACAATATAGATGAACTTAGAGAGAATATGCATAATTATAATTATAAAATAAGAAGAAAGTTAAGAGAAATTAAGGAGAAGACAAAATGA
- the rfaE2 gene encoding D-glycero-beta-D-manno-heptose 1-phosphate adenylyltransferase: MNIDRKLASELVEEAKKNGKKVVFTNGCFDILHTGHVTYLNEAKRQGDILIVGVNSDKSVKRLKGETRPINSENDRSFVLDGLKAVDYTVIFDEDTPEELIDCLKPSIHVKGGDYKKEDLPETKIVESYGGEVIILNFVEGKSTTNIIEKINKK; the protein is encoded by the coding sequence ATGAATATAGATAGAAAATTAGCTAGTGAACTTGTAGAAGAAGCAAAGAAAAATGGAAAGAAAGTTGTATTTACAAATGGTTGTTTTGATATTCTTCATACAGGGCATGTAACTTACTTAAATGAAGCTAAAAGACAAGGAGATATCCTTATAGTTGGAGTTAATTCAGATAAGTCAGTAAAGAGATTAAAGGGAGAAACAAGACCTATAAATTCTGAAAATGATAGATCTTTTGTTCTTGATGGGTTAAAAGCAGTTGATTATACTGTTATTTTTGATGAGGATACACCAGAAGAATTAATTGACTGTTTAAAACCATCTATTCATGTTAAAGGTGGAGATTATAAAAAAGAAGATTTACCTGAAACTAAAATTGTTGAAAGTTATGGTGGAGAAGTTATAATTTTAAATTTTGTTGAAGGAAAATCTACAACTAATATAATAGAAAAGATTAATAAAAAATAG
- the cls gene encoding cardiolipin synthase, giving the protein MQDISKILITIVQFFLQYVWVANFFFIIVIIMIEKKNPLYSIFWIFLLSMFPYVGFFIYLFFGLTFKKKRVANKIYKIKKLKSRKDVSNSDNKELKRWKGLITYLEMSTDNHISSNNDIQVYYTGEDFFPELKKEIANAKKFINMEYFIFQFDGIGKEIADLLIRKAKEGVEVNLIIDGVNLANYKLKRYFKNTGVNLHLFFRTYIPIFNIRLNYRDHRKVTIIDNRVAFVGGMNIGDEYLGKGKIGYWRDTSVKIFGDIVSSFEKEFYFSLSIVKNEFLKDEKDSNEISLKYEEDDGTYMQVISSGPNYEFPAIRDNYIKLIQEARKSVFIQTPYFVPDDLLLDTLKSAVLSGIDVKIMIPNKADHPFIYWVNQYYVGELLRLGANIYRYENGFIHSKTILVDEEVVSVGTCNFDYRSFYLNFEINLNIYDKKVANSFKTQYYKDIAISKKLTFADFKKRSIFTKVKESVFRLLSPIM; this is encoded by the coding sequence ATGCAAGATATTTCCAAAATTTTAATTACAATTGTACAATTTTTTTTACAGTATGTATGGGTGGCAAATTTCTTTTTTATTATAGTTATTATTATGATAGAAAAAAAGAACCCGCTATATTCTATTTTTTGGATATTTTTATTATCAATGTTTCCTTATGTTGGATTTTTTATTTATCTATTCTTTGGTTTAACTTTTAAGAAAAAAAGAGTCGCAAATAAAATTTATAAAATAAAAAAATTAAAAAGTAGAAAAGATGTTTCAAATTCTGATAATAAAGAGTTAAAAAGATGGAAGGGACTTATAACTTACCTTGAAATGAGCACAGATAATCATATTTCATCTAATAATGATATTCAAGTTTATTATACTGGTGAAGATTTTTTCCCTGAATTAAAAAAAGAAATTGCTAATGCAAAAAAATTTATAAATATGGAATATTTTATTTTTCAATTTGATGGAATAGGAAAAGAAATAGCAGATTTATTAATTAGAAAAGCTAAAGAAGGTGTAGAAGTAAACTTAATAATAGATGGGGTTAATTTAGCTAATTATAAATTAAAAAGATACTTTAAAAATACAGGAGTTAATTTACATTTATTTTTTAGAACATATATTCCAATATTTAATATTAGATTAAATTATAGAGATCATAGAAAAGTTACAATAATAGATAATAGAGTTGCTTTTGTTGGTGGAATGAATATAGGAGATGAGTATTTAGGTAAAGGTAAAATAGGTTATTGGAGAGATACATCAGTAAAAATTTTTGGTGATATAGTTTCATCTTTTGAAAAAGAATTTTATTTTTCATTGAGTATAGTAAAAAATGAATTTTTAAAAGATGAGAAAGATTCAAATGAAATTTCCTTAAAATATGAAGAAGATGATGGTACCTATATGCAAGTTATAAGTTCAGGACCTAACTATGAATTTCCAGCAATAAGAGATAATTATATAAAACTTATTCAAGAAGCTAGAAAATCTGTATTTATTCAAACACCTTATTTTGTTCCTGATGATTTATTATTAGATACATTGAAATCAGCTGTTTTATCAGGTATAGATGTCAAAATTATGATACCTAATAAGGCTGATCACCCATTTATTTATTGGGTTAATCAATATTATGTTGGAGAACTTTTAAGATTAGGAGCAAATATTTACAGATATGAAAATGGATTTATACATTCTAAAACTATATTAGTAGATGAAGAAGTAGTTTCAGTTGGAACTTGTAATTTTGATTATAGAAGTTTTTATCTAAATTTTGAAATAAACTTGAATATCTATGATAAAAAAGTTGCTAATTCTTTTAAAACTCAATATTATAAAGATATTGCAATCTCAAAAAAATTAACATTTGCTGATTTTAAAAAGAGAAGTATTTTTACAAAAGTGAAAGAATCTGTATTTAGATTACTATCACCTATAATGTAG